AGGTGTTGCATGAGTTGGGGCACGGCCTCGCTTGCAAGCACTTCGGCGGAGAATGCCATGAGCTCGGTTTCATGCTTTTGTTTTTCACGCCGACGATGTACTGCAACGTCTCCGACTCTTGGTTGCTGCCGAATAAATGGCAACGGGCCGCGATCGGTGCGGCCGGCATGTACGTCGAACTAGTGATTGCGGCGCCGGCCGTGTTTCTCTGGCGGTTCAGCGAGCCCGGAATTGTCCATAGCCTGGCGCTCAACGTGATCTTCATTTGCACCGTGAGCACGCTGCTGGTGAACGCGAATCCGCTGATGCGCTACGACGGCTACTATATCCTTTCCGACCTCTTGGAGATTACGAACCTCGGCTCGAAAGCGACCGCCGCGCTCCGTCGCGGAGCCGGTCGGCTCTGTCTCGGCATTCGTTATGCCGACGCCGACGATCCTCTTCTGCCGCGCAAGCATGTCGGCCTGTTCGTCGCGTATGCCGTGGCGTCGAGCGTGTATCGGTGGTTCGTCTTCTTCGGCATCTTGTGGTTCTTCAACAAAGTCTTCGAGCCGTACAGGCTCGACGTCGTCGGCCATGCGTTCGGCGCGATCGCCGTCGGCGGGCTGATTCTCATGCCGATCCGCGGCGTGCGACGATTTTTTTCGGTTCCTGGGAGGATGCAACTCGTGAACAAGTCTCGCGCGGCGGTCACGATCTCGGTGCTGGGAGCGATCGTCTTCGCGGCGCTCGTGGTTCCACTGCCGCATCGGGCCTACGCACCGCTCGAAGTTCGGCCGCGCGATGCACATTCCGTTTACGTCGAAGTGCCCGGCACGATCGAAGCGGTCTTCGTGCGCCCAGGAGAAGCGATCGTCGCCGGCCAACCGCTGGCGAAGCTCGCGAATGTCGACGTGCGCATCGAAGTCGACCGGCTCGTCGGCCGGCGCGATGAGGCACGCGTAATGTTGGCCTCGATGCAGAAGGAACGCTTCACCGATCCGTTGGCAGCGTCGCGCGCGGCGCTCGCCGAACAATCGCTCGCGGCGCTCGATCAACTGCTGGCGAAGCGCGAAGCCGATCTCGAGCGACTCACGATCCGCGCGCCGACGGCAGGCACCGTGCTGCCGCCCCCGGAAACGGCACCGCAACCGACGGACGATGGCCGGCTGCGCGAATGGTCGGGCACGCCGCTCGATAAGAAAAACATCGGCAGCACGCTCCCTGCCGGAACGCTGTTCTGCCGGATCGGCGACCCGAACCGCATGGAGGCGATGCTGCTCGTCGATCAGGGAGACATCGAATTCATCCACCTCGAACAACCGGTCGACGTGCGACTGAACGAGACGCCGGGTAGAACGTGGCATGCGCAAGTGCGCGAGATCTCGAAGACCGATGCGAAGATCGCTCCGCGGCAACTCTCGAATAAGTCGGGCGGCGAGATGGCGACCCGCACCGACGACACCGGCACGGAGCGATTGCGCTCCGCCGCGTATCAAGTGCGGGTCTTCCCGCTCGACGATCCCCACGGCATGCTACGCATCGCACTCGCCGGCGAAGCGAAGATCTACGTCGGCACGCAGACCCCGGCACAGATGCTCGCGCGAGGGTTTCGACAGACGTTTCATTTCGAATGGTGAGCGTGAGCGCGAAAGTCTCCCAGGCGCTGCCAAGTTCGACCGTCGCCGCTTGCGATTTCACGATCCCCACGCGCATCGTCTTCGTACAACTCCGGATGCACCAAGCGCGATAAGAGCTCCAGGCTATCCACGATCCTCGGTCCTGAGCGATTGAACAGCGCATTCCCGTTGACAGCATAGACGTTCCCCGCGCGCACGGCCGTGAGCTCGTTCCAGCCCGGTCGTTGCGGTAGATCGGCCGCTTCGCGAAGCGTGCGCTCGAGATCGAAGCCGCACGGCAGGACGACGATCACCTCGGGATCGAAGGCGCGAATCGTTTCCCAATCGGTATAGGTGCTGTGTTCCCCGGCCGTAGTCGCCGCTTGAGTGCCGCCGGCAAGGTCGACGAGTTCCGGCGTCCAATTCGCGGCAACCATCAGCGGCTCGATCCATTCGATGCACGTCACACGTCGGCGACGTTCGGCGGGCAAGTTGCCCGTCCGTGCGCGAACCGTGTCGATTCTTGCCACCAAGCTCTTCACATACGCGGCACCCTCGTCCATCCGATTGGTTGCGATGGCGAGGCGGCGAATATCGCCGAGAATGTCGTGGAGAAAATGAGGGTTGAGCGCGACGATTTGCGTCGAGGCCAGCGCTTCTTCCGACTGGACCGTCGCGACGACGTCGTCGTAGCGGATCGCGCACACATCGCACTGCGCTTGCGTGACGATGAGGTCCGGCGCAAGCCGAACCAAGAGCTCTACGTCGATTTCGTACAATGGCTTCCCGGCCGCGACCAACTCCTTCACCTGCCGGTCGATCATGGCGCTCGGAGCATCGGCCGAGATATTCGTGAACGAGATCTTCGGCTTCGCGAGAACCTCGGCGGGGAAATCGCATTCGTGACTCACCGCGACGACTTGCTCGCCGAGGCCGAGTCCGTAGAGCATTTCGGTAGCGCTGGAAATAAACGAAGCAATGCGCATGAGAATCGACGAGCCTTACGAAACCGAAATGGAAGCCGGATGTACGATCGCCGGTCGAGCGATATAATTCGCGCGACGCCATCAACCTAGGAGCGAATGACGATGCGTATGTTTTACGGCAGCGACTGGCACGACGCGACCCAAAAGATCGAGGTCCGTAATCCGTACGACGATTCGGTGGTCGGCACCGTTCCCTCGGCGACGCCGAGCGACATCGAAGCGGCGCTCCAAGGAGTGACGGCCGGCGCGAAGACGATGGCCGCGCTTCCCGGCTATAAGCGCTATCAGATCTTGCTGAAAGCGTCGCAGCTTATGGAGGCCCGCGCCGACGATCTCGGGCGGACCATCAGCAGCGAAGAGGGAAAGACGCTCGCCGAAGGACGCATGGAAGTCCTCCGCGCGAAGGAGACGCTCGAGCTTTCGGCCGAGGAAGCGAAACGGATCGAAGGGGAAGTGCTCCCGCTCGATGGCGCTTCGGGCGGAGCCGGCAAGCTTGGGTT
This is a stretch of genomic DNA from Planctomycetia bacterium. It encodes these proteins:
- a CDS encoding hemolysin D; amino-acid sequence: MSTIAELPTTASERATTVRARVDLRAVRQLHQGVVGWIIKNPLSLDYYRLLDEEYFLLRQLDGRKTPSEIKRAFESRYAPQTIDFDEIQRYIALLHRDGLVVSAAAGQAEPLARRSEERKLQMRRERYGNPFALRFRGVDPDRLLNGLYPWLGWFFSSWCVLICSAMIGAAGLAIVARFDEFAAALPTFHQFFTPSNIAWLGVSLAVVKVLHELGHGLACKHFGGECHELGFMLLFFTPTMYCNVSDSWLLPNKWQRAAIGAAGMYVELVIAAPAVFLWRFSEPGIVHSLALNVIFICTVSTLLVNANPLMRYDGYYILSDLLEITNLGSKATAALRRGAGRLCLGIRYADADDPLLPRKHVGLFVAYAVASSVYRWFVFFGILWFFNKVFEPYRLDVVGHAFGAIAVGGLILMPIRGVRRFFSVPGRMQLVNKSRAAVTISVLGAIVFAALVVPLPHRAYAPLEVRPRDAHSVYVEVPGTIEAVFVRPGEAIVAGQPLAKLANVDVRIEVDRLVGRRDEARVMLASMQKERFTDPLAASRAALAEQSLAALDQLLAKREADLERLTIRAPTAGTVLPPPETAPQPTDDGRLREWSGTPLDKKNIGSTLPAGTLFCRIGDPNRMEAMLLVDQGDIEFIHLEQPVDVRLNETPGRTWHAQVREISKTDAKIAPRQLSNKSGGEMATRTDDTGTERLRSAAYQVRVFPLDDPHGMLRIALAGEAKIYVGTQTPAQMLARGFRQTFHFEW
- a CDS encoding cobalamin-binding protein; this translates as MRIASFISSATEMLYGLGLGEQVVAVSHECDFPAEVLAKPKISFTNISADAPSAMIDRQVKELVAAGKPLYEIDVELLVRLAPDLIVTQAQCDVCAIRYDDVVATVQSEEALASTQIVALNPHFLHDILGDIRRLAIATNRMDEGAAYVKSLVARIDTVRARTGNLPAERRRRVTCIEWIEPLMVAANWTPELVDLAGGTQAATTAGEHSTYTDWETIRAFDPEVIVVLPCGFDLERTLREAADLPQRPGWNELTAVRAGNVYAVNGNALFNRSGPRIVDSLELLSRLVHPELYEDDARGDREIASGDGRTWQRLGDFRAHAHHSK